The Blautia pseudococcoides genome segment CTGCTGGCAATAACCGCCGGAGCGCGTTTGAAAATTACTCTGGGAAAAGGTTTCTAGGAAGGAGGCTGTGTATGGCAGGCCAATTGAGATTTCCGCTGCTGTTTTCTGCGGGATGTGTGCTGCAGCAGGGAGAAGAGACCAGGATATGGGGCTGGTGCCGTCCGGGCACTGAAGTGAGTCTGCGGCTGGACCGGCACAGAGAGAGGACGGTGTCGGATGACTGGGGAAACTTTGAAGTCCTGTTAAAAGGCCTGATACCCGGCGGGCCCTATGTTCTGTATGCTGAGACTTCTGACGGGGAGGAGCAGAGAATCGGGGGAATTTATGTGGGAGATGTGTATGTCTGTGCCGGACAATCCAACATGGAGCTTCCCATGAGAAGAGTACGGGCAAGGTTTCCGGAAGAGTATGAAAACGGGGGCGCGCCCCAGGTGCATCTGTATAAGGTTGAGGGAAAATATGATTTTTCTGGGCCTCTTAAGGACCATGTCCGGGCAGGCTGGCAGATATGTACAACGGATAGTCTGGACGAAGCGTCTGCTTTTTCTTATTTCTTCGGAAAATACATTCAGGAAGCCCGGAGGATGCCTGTAGGAATCATAAATCTCAGCCTGGGCGGAACCCCTGTTGAGGCGTGGATGAGTGAGACGGGTCTGGCCAGACATCCCGGATACCTAAGGCTCAGAGAGCAATATCAGAAGGACGGCCGTCTCTGCCTGGCGGCCGGACAGCAGGAGGAGGGAGAAAAGGCGTGGCAGGAAAAAATCCTCAGAAAAGAACAGGAGGGAGAGCATGACGTCTGGAAAAAGATCGTGCTTCCCGCATATTTGGAGGAGGAGAGCTGCTGGGATCAGGCGCTTAGGGATTTCTGCGGATGTATCTGGCTGCGGAGGCGGTTTCAGGCGTCAAAAGAATGGGAAGGAAGAGAATGTCTTCTCCGGTTCGGAACTATGACGGACAGTGACAGGATATATATAAACGGTGTCCTGGTAGGAGAGACAGAATACTGCTATCCGCCCAGACGGTATCCTATCCCGGAAGGCTTGTTAAGAACAGGGGAAAATGAGATCGCAGTCCGTCTTGTGTGCAGAAACGGAAAAGGGAGAGTCACCCCCGGAAAGCCTTATGATCTTATACCCGGCAGATATATCCGGGGCGGTGACATGAAAGAGGAGCCCGGGGAGCGGATTGACCTGAGCGGAGAGTGGGAGTATCAGATCAGGGCGGTCCTGGAACCGGCGCCGGAGCAGGTTTTCCTAAACAGAGGGCCCACGGGACTGTTTCATGGTATGGTGTCCCCCTGTCTGCCTTATATGGTAAAAGGAGTTGTCTGGTATCAGGGGGAGTCTAACGACTGCCATCCGAAGGTCTACAGAGAGCTGCTGGCGGATATGATAGAGGACTGGCGAAGGCAGTGGAGACAGGAAGAACTGCCCTTTGTGATCGTGCAGCTTCCGGGCTGCGGGGTGGATATTGCAGGAGGGGAGGCCTGGCCTGTCATACGGGAAGCGCAGAGACAGGCTGGAAGACTTCCCCTGACAGCGGTAACGGTAAATCTGGACATAGGTGAGGAAAATGATCTGCATCCGCTCGACAAGAAGACAGCAGCCTTCCGCGCTTCGCTGGCTGTGCGAAGTATGGTCTATAAGGAAACTCTTGTTTCAAAAGGACCGGAACCGGAGGCATACCGAGTAGAAAATGGGCAGGTGATCTTGTCCTTTGATACACAGGATGGGGAGGAGATTACCACATGGGATGGAGAGTCTCCTTCGGAATTTGAGGTGGCAGGCTGTGACGGAAGATATTATAGAGGATATGGAAAGACAGAGGGGAAAACAGTGACCGTATATGCCGAAGCGGTTGAAAGGCCATACCATATTCGTTATGCATGGTCTTCGGCGCCGAAAAAAGGTCTGCTGTGCAGCAAAAGCGGATTGACTGCAGGCCCTTTTGTATGGGATTTGGAGTAACAGACTGGAGAATCAGGAGGATAAGACTGAATGTTATTTAATGACGGATGGGAATTTACAAAGCAGCCCCTTCACACAGGGCTGGAGGAAATCGGGAAAAGGTATGAGGACTTTTACCCGGTAGGTCTGCCTCATGACTGGCTGATCTATCATGCGGATGCTCTGTATGAAGATGCTACGGGCTGGTACAGAAAACGGTTTGTATGTGAGCCTGAAGAGGATATGCTGGTGTTTCTCCGCTTTGACGGTATTTACATGGACAGCA includes the following:
- a CDS encoding sialate O-acetylesterase, which translates into the protein MAGQLRFPLLFSAGCVLQQGEETRIWGWCRPGTEVSLRLDRHRERTVSDDWGNFEVLLKGLIPGGPYVLYAETSDGEEQRIGGIYVGDVYVCAGQSNMELPMRRVRARFPEEYENGGAPQVHLYKVEGKYDFSGPLKDHVRAGWQICTTDSLDEASAFSYFFGKYIQEARRMPVGIINLSLGGTPVEAWMSETGLARHPGYLRLREQYQKDGRLCLAAGQQEEGEKAWQEKILRKEQEGEHDVWKKIVLPAYLEEESCWDQALRDFCGCIWLRRRFQASKEWEGRECLLRFGTMTDSDRIYINGVLVGETEYCYPPRRYPIPEGLLRTGENEIAVRLVCRNGKGRVTPGKPYDLIPGRYIRGGDMKEEPGERIDLSGEWEYQIRAVLEPAPEQVFLNRGPTGLFHGMVSPCLPYMVKGVVWYQGESNDCHPKVYRELLADMIEDWRRQWRQEELPFVIVQLPGCGVDIAGGEAWPVIREAQRQAGRLPLTAVTVNLDIGEENDLHPLDKKTAAFRASLAVRSMVYKETLVSKGPEPEAYRVENGQVILSFDTQDGEEITTWDGESPSEFEVAGCDGRYYRGYGKTEGKTVTVYAEAVERPYHIRYAWSSAPKKGLLCSKSGLTAGPFVWDLE